A genomic region of Blattabacterium cuenoti contains the following coding sequences:
- a CDS encoding acetyl-CoA carboxylase carboxyltransferase subunit alpha: MEYLDFEKPIQEIHDQYINCLMIEKKSGVDMKEVCNQLQHKLEKTIKKLHSHLTPWQRVQLSRHPNRPYALDYILSITKKESFIELHGDRYIGDDKAMIGGFGKIEDQTFMFIGTQKGKNTKDRQYRRFGMPNPEGYRKALRLMKLAEKFRKPIVTFIDTPGAYPGIEAEKRGQGEAIGKNIYEMMCMKVPIIVLIIGEGASGGALGIGVGDKVSMMENSWYSVISPESCSTILWGNWKNKEKSADALKLTAEDMHKLNLIDDVIKEPLGGAHFRPEQAYRTIKKKIIKYHKELSCIDTEELIIVRKNKYISIGVFND; encoded by the coding sequence ATGGAATATTTAGATTTTGAAAAACCCATACAAGAAATTCATGATCAATATATTAATTGTTTAATGATAGAAAAAAAGAGTGGTGTGGATATGAAAGAAGTCTGTAATCAATTACAACATAAGTTAGAAAAAACTATAAAAAAACTACATAGCCACTTAACTCCTTGGCAAAGAGTGCAACTATCTCGTCATCCTAATAGACCTTATGCTTTAGATTATATATTGTCTATTACAAAAAAAGAGTCTTTTATTGAATTGCATGGAGATCGTTATATTGGAGATGATAAGGCTATGATAGGTGGGTTTGGAAAAATTGAAGATCAGACTTTTATGTTTATAGGAACGCAAAAAGGAAAAAATACGAAAGATAGACAATATAGAAGATTCGGAATGCCTAATCCAGAAGGATATCGAAAAGCACTGCGTCTTATGAAATTAGCGGAAAAATTCCGTAAACCTATTGTAACATTTATAGATACTCCAGGAGCTTATCCTGGAATAGAAGCAGAAAAAAGAGGTCAAGGAGAGGCTATTGGAAAAAATATTTATGAAATGATGTGTATGAAAGTTCCTATTATTGTTCTAATTATAGGAGAAGGAGCTAGTGGTGGGGCATTGGGGATAGGAGTAGGAGATAAAGTTTCTATGATGGAAAATTCATGGTATTCTGTGATATCTCCTGAGAGTTGTTCTACGATACTTTGGGGTAATTGGAAAAATAAGGAAAAATCTGCAGATGCATTAAAACTAACAGCAGAAGATATGCATAAATTAAATCTTATAGATGATGTGATAAAGGAACCCTTAGGAGGGGCGCATTTTCGTCCAGAACAAGCTTATAGAACTATAAAAAAAAAAATAATAAAATACCATAAAGAATTATCTTGTATTGATACAGAAGAACTTATCATAGTTCGAAAAAATAAGTATATTTCCATAGGGGTTTTTAATGATTAG
- the dnaB gene encoding replicative DNA helicase produces MSDIIQEQDWTPCHNHNFMKIKNGKIPPQALDLEEAIIGSVMIDKKGLDEIIDILVPEVFYKKEHQEIFRSIQQLYQNSKPVDIYTVSNQLRKNGQLEKSGGEFYLIELTQKVISSAHIEYHSRIVQQKFILRKLISISSNIIEHCYEDSTDVFELLDKAESKLFEINQKYLRTKKYETTQCLIRKAIDRIKEIEKNKEGLSGIPSGFHNLDKVTSGWQNSDLIILASRPGMGKTTFMLSMVRNIVIQQKVPVVIFSLEMSSIQLITRLISSETGISSEKLKSASLSDLDWKRLFYKTKKLKNAPLFIDDTPSLSIFSLRAKCRRLISQHGVKLVMIDYMQLMGISDPGSKLRNREQEISIISRSLKSLSKELDIPIIALSQLSRAVEIRGGNKRPLLSDLRESGAIEQDADIVLFIYRPEYYGFNTWDTEDKESCIGQAEIIIAKHRNGGLDRFRLKFISDQAKFMNFEEFKEENNPIWKEDYQKNVLEKENCFIEYLPNEENDKHENNFNYNNDSLKDEDFFSF; encoded by the coding sequence ATGAGTGATATAATCCAAGAGCAAGATTGGACCCCTTGTCATAATCATAATTTTATGAAAATTAAAAATGGAAAAATACCTCCTCAAGCATTGGATTTAGAAGAGGCGATTATAGGTTCTGTTATGATTGATAAAAAGGGATTAGATGAGATTATAGATATACTTGTTCCAGAAGTCTTTTATAAAAAGGAACATCAAGAAATATTTCGTTCAATACAGCAATTATATCAGAATTCTAAACCTGTAGATATTTATACTGTATCTAATCAACTTCGTAAAAATGGACAACTTGAAAAATCAGGTGGAGAGTTCTATTTGATAGAATTAACACAGAAAGTTATTTCATCTGCTCACATAGAATATCATAGTCGGATTGTACAACAAAAATTTATTCTAAGAAAATTAATTAGCATATCTTCAAATATTATAGAACATTGTTATGAAGATAGTACAGATGTTTTCGAGCTTTTAGATAAAGCAGAATCCAAGCTTTTTGAAATAAATCAAAAATATTTAAGAACAAAAAAGTATGAAACAACTCAATGTCTTATAAGAAAAGCTATTGATAGGATAAAAGAAATAGAAAAGAATAAAGAAGGTTTGAGTGGAATTCCATCTGGATTTCACAACTTGGATAAAGTTACTTCTGGATGGCAAAATTCAGATTTGATAATACTTGCTTCTAGACCTGGAATGGGAAAAACTACTTTTATGTTATCTATGGTTAGAAATATTGTTATTCAACAAAAAGTTCCTGTGGTCATTTTTTCATTGGAAATGTCTTCTATTCAATTAATCACTAGATTAATTTCCTCAGAAACTGGTATTTCATCTGAAAAACTTAAAAGTGCTAGTCTTTCTGATTTAGATTGGAAACGTTTATTTTACAAAACTAAAAAGTTAAAAAACGCTCCACTTTTTATAGACGATACTCCATCTTTATCTATATTCAGTTTACGGGCAAAATGTCGTCGTTTAATTTCTCAACATGGAGTAAAATTGGTTATGATAGATTATATGCAATTAATGGGTATTAGTGATCCTGGTTCAAAATTAAGAAATCGAGAACAAGAAATATCCATAATTTCTCGTAGTTTAAAATCTCTTTCTAAAGAGTTAGACATTCCTATAATAGCTTTATCACAGTTGTCTAGAGCAGTAGAAATAAGAGGTGGAAATAAAAGACCATTGCTATCTGATTTACGTGAATCCGGGGCAATTGAACAAGATGCAGATATCGTTTTATTCATTTATAGACCTGAATATTATGGATTTAATACTTGGGATACAGAGGATAAAGAGTCTTGTATAGGTCAAGCAGAAATAATTATAGCTAAACATAGAAATGGAGGTCTGGATCGGTTTCGTTTAAAATTTATAAGTGATCAAGCAAAATTTATGAATTTTGAGGAATTTAAGGAAGAGAACAATCCAATATGGAAGGAAGATTATCAAAAAAATGTTTTGGAAAAAGAAAATTGTTTTATAGAATATCTTCCTAATGAAGAAAATGACAAACATGAAAACAATTTTAACTATAATAATGATTCTTTGAAAGATGAGGATTTTTTTTCATTTTAA
- a CDS encoding succinate dehydrogenase/fumarate reductase iron-sulfur subunit encodes MKGLLNFVLKVWRQKNSKEKGDFKTYKVYDVSPDCSFLEMLDLLNNQILSKKKELPISFDHDCREGICGMCSLYINGRAHGPQDLITTCQLHMRHFNNGETIYIEPWRAKSFPIIKDLVVDRSSFDRIITSGGFISVNTFGKTVDGNMILIPKENADQAFDAAVCIGCGACVATCKNRSAMLFVSAKVAQFALLPQGKIERKKRVLNMVKKMDEEGFGNCTNTQACEIDCPKGISVENISFMNREYIQSFI; translated from the coding sequence ATGAAAGGATTACTCAATTTTGTATTAAAAGTATGGAGACAAAAAAATAGTAAAGAGAAAGGTGATTTTAAAACTTATAAAGTTTATGATGTTTCACCTGATTGTTCTTTTTTAGAGATGTTAGATTTATTAAATAATCAAATTTTATCTAAAAAAAAAGAACTCCCTATTTCATTTGATCATGACTGTCGTGAAGGAATTTGTGGTATGTGTTCTTTATATATTAATGGTAGAGCCCATGGACCTCAAGACTTGATTACAACATGTCAACTTCATATGCGTCATTTTAATAATGGAGAAACGATATACATAGAACCTTGGAGAGCTAAATCTTTTCCTATTATTAAGGATCTTGTTGTAGATAGATCTTCTTTCGATAGAATTATTACATCAGGTGGTTTTATTTCTGTAAATACTTTTGGAAAGACAGTGGATGGAAATATGATACTTATTCCAAAAGAAAACGCAGATCAAGCTTTTGATGCAGCTGTATGCATTGGTTGCGGGGCTTGTGTAGCTACATGTAAAAATAGGTCTGCCATGTTATTTGTTTCTGCAAAAGTAGCACAATTTGCTCTGTTACCTCAAGGAAAGATTGAAAGAAAAAAACGTGTGTTGAATATGGTCAAAAAAATGGATGAAGAGGGTTTTGGAAATTGTACTAATACTCAAGCTTGTGAAATTGATTGTCCAAAAGGAATTTCTGTAGAAAATATCTCTTTTATGAATAGAGAATATATTCAGTCTTTTATATAA